GTGCTGCGCCAGAGGCTTCTTCTGCGATGTCAGCCAGTTCTTCTGAATTTGGCATATCATGCACGGCAGTATCAGCAACGAGCACTGTACGGTCCTTACAGAGCGAAATGGTCACACCAATCACTCGGTGGCCCGGGCGCGGATCGATGACTTTCTGAACATCCTCCAGAACGATGGAATAATTGCGGGTCACGCCTGAAATCATCGCATCCGCATCACCCATCGCAACCATGGAAGCGCCAAAAATGTTGCGATCATTGTTCACCAGACGCACGCAGTCGCGATAGAGATAGCCCTTGCGCTGCAAGCGACGGAAAAGATGATCGGCATAATCCTCAGAGCGAGTCGAATTTCGGGCATTGACCAACTCGATACCCGGACGGTTCAGATCAATCCCGGCTTTCTGGGCGGTGCGACGCACGTCGTCATCGCGGCCAATCAGAATGGCCGTACCGAGTTCCTCGTTGGCGAAGGAAATAGCGGCGCGCATGACTTGCTCTTCCTCACCTTCAGCAAAAACAACGCGTTTTGGATTGCGGCGAACTTTGGAATAGACGCGCTGCAGCGTTGAGGCCAAAGGATCGCGGCGGGCAGAAAGCTGCTGGGCATAATCAGCCAAATCCAGAATAGGACGCTGGGCGACACCACTTTCCATCGCTGCTTTGGCAACTGCTGGCGGAATAGCAGAAATCAGACGTGGATCAAACGGCACCGGAATGATGTAATCAGGACCGAATTTCGGACGATTGCCCTGATAGGCATTGGCCACCTCATCCGGCACATCTTCGCGAGCCAGAGCCGCAATAGCGCGAGCAGCTTCCACTTTCATGTGATCATTGATCTCGGTGGCGCGCACATCCAAAGCACCACGGAAGATATAGGGGAAGCCGAGAACGTTGTTGACCTGATTGGGATAGTCAGAACGACCGGTGGCCACAATGGCATCTTCACGCACGGCATGGGCTTCTTCCGGTGTGATTTCCGGATCTGGATTGGCCATGGCAAAAATGATTGGCGATGGAGCCATGCTCTTGACCATCTCAGGCGTCAAAGCGCCTTTAACGGATACGCCGAAGAAAACATCAGCACCATCCATGGCTTCTGCCAGAGAGCGTACTTCGGTTGGAACAGCATGAGCGGACTTCCACTGGTTCATGCCCTCTTCACGACCTTGATAGATCGGGCCTTTGGTGTCGCACAGAATAACATTTTCGTGCGGAATACCCATGGCTTTGACCAGCTCGATACAGGCAATACCAGCAGCCCCCGCCCCATTACAGACGACCTTTGTGTCCTTGAGGTCGCGTCCGGTCAGATGCATGGCATTGAACAGGCCAGCTGCTGCAATGATGGCGGTGCCATGCTGGTCATCATGAAAGACCGGGATATCCATGACTTCCTTGAGCTTTTGCTCAATGATGAAACATTCTGGAGCCTTGATGTCTTCCAGATTGATGCCACCAAAGGAAGGGCCGAGATAGCGCACGGCATTGATGAAGGTATCAGGATCTTGGGTATCAATTTCCAGATCGATGGAATCCACATCAGCAAAGCGTTTGAAGAGAACGGATTTCCCTTCCATCACAGGCTTGGAGGCAAGAGCCCCAAGATTACCAAGACCCAGAATGGCAGAGCCGTTGGTGATCACGGCGACGACATTGCCGCGAGCGGTATAATCAAAGGCACGGGAAGGATCTTCTGCAATGGCCCGAACAGGAGCTGCCACACCCGGAGAATAGGCCAGCGACAAATCACGCTGGGTCGCCATGGGTTTGGTGGGTACAATTTCCAGCTTGCCCGGCCGGCCTTGCTGATGGAATTTCAGCGCTTCCTCATCGGTGACGGTTACACCGTTCTTGATATTGTCCTGTCCCACGTCGGGCTTCCTCTTCTCTCAAAACAATCAGCGGCTTTGACGCTGGTATGCGCAGCTTGAAAGGTTGGTCCTTGCGCGCAAATCACACCATCATTCATGTAAATCGGATCACGAGTTATGCACATTATTGCAAGCTGCTTCCAGTCGCAATCAGCCAAAAGGTTTCCTTTTGTGGTCTAGACACCCGCTTTGTTGTTAATGTGCGAAAAAATTGACGGGGATTCGCCTCTCCAGCCCAAGAATATGACGAAAAAAGACCAGGATTTCCGGGCTGGATCGAGTATGAATGTCCCCCAAAATCTATCGCACAAGGATAAATCAGGCCCCAAGTGATGAACGAGCAGAAGAATATCGCCAGCCAGCCACAGGGTACGAAAGTCGGTGGGAAAATTGCCATAGAACCTGGGCAAAAGATCACGCCCATGATGGAGCAATTCATCGAAATCAAGAATGCCAATTCCGATTGTCTGCTTTTCTATCGTATGGGCGATTTCTATGAGCTGTTTTTCGAGGATGCAGTTCATGCTGCCCAAGCACTCGGGATTACCCTGACCAAACGCGGCAAGCATCAGGGGCAGGATATCCCTATGTGCGGCGTACCGATCCATGCAGCGGACGGTTATCTGGATCGATTGATCGCTCTTGGTTTCAAGGTTGCGGTGTGTGAACAGACAGAAGATCCGGCAGAAGCCAAGAAACGTGGCTCCAAATCAGTGGTTCGGCGAGAAGTGGTGCGTCTGGTAACTCCCGGCACGCTGACCGAGGATAGTTTGCTTGATGCTGCCAGCTCCAATTATCTGACAGCCATTGCCCGGGTGAAAACCGGTGAGCAGGAAGAGGCGCTCTATGGTCTTTCCTGGTTGGAGCTCTCAACCGGCGAGTTCGGTGTCCAACAAGTCGACCACCTGCGCCTCAACGCAGAATTGGCGCGCCTTGATCCACGCGAAATCATCCTTTCCGACAATATCCTGCAAGAGTCAGACATCCGCGCACTGAACGAAGAGGTGAGGGGAGCATTATCTCCGGTTCCCCGGGCTTTCTTTGATGGTTCAACCGCAGCAGACCGTCTGAAAGACTATTTCAAGGTCTCTACCCTTGATGGGTTTGGTCAGTTTGAACGGGTTGAATTGATGGCTGCAAGTGCCGTTCTTGCCTATGTCGAGAAAACCCAACTGGGCGCGCGCCCACCTCTTAGC
The Cohaesibacter gelatinilyticus genome window above contains:
- a CDS encoding NADP-dependent malic enzyme; the protein is MGQDNIKNGVTVTDEEALKFHQQGRPGKLEIVPTKPMATQRDLSLAYSPGVAAPVRAIAEDPSRAFDYTARGNVVAVITNGSAILGLGNLGALASKPVMEGKSVLFKRFADVDSIDLEIDTQDPDTFINAVRYLGPSFGGINLEDIKAPECFIIEQKLKEVMDIPVFHDDQHGTAIIAAAGLFNAMHLTGRDLKDTKVVCNGAGAAGIACIELVKAMGIPHENVILCDTKGPIYQGREEGMNQWKSAHAVPTEVRSLAEAMDGADVFFGVSVKGALTPEMVKSMAPSPIIFAMANPDPEITPEEAHAVREDAIVATGRSDYPNQVNNVLGFPYIFRGALDVRATEINDHMKVEAARAIAALAREDVPDEVANAYQGNRPKFGPDYIIPVPFDPRLISAIPPAVAKAAMESGVAQRPILDLADYAQQLSARRDPLASTLQRVYSKVRRNPKRVVFAEGEEEQVMRAAISFANEELGTAILIGRDDDVRRTAQKAGIDLNRPGIELVNARNSTRSEDYADHLFRRLQRKGYLYRDCVRLVNNDRNIFGASMVAMGDADAMISGVTRNYSIVLEDVQKVIDPRPGHRVIGVTISLCKDRTVLVADTAVHDMPNSEELADIAEEASGAARKLGIEPRVAFLAYSTFGHPEGERSDNLRDAVKLLDRRRVDFEYEGEMAADVALNSDLMAAYPFCRLSGPANVLVMPAFHAASISTKMLQELGGSTIMGPLLVGLDKPVQIVSLGARDSEILNMAALAAYNLGA